GTTATCCAAGGACAGTTGCGGTTGTCTGCTCAAAAAGTCGCTGTATTTGTCACTAGGGTTTTGTTTGAAAGACGGTCACTAAATGAGTctggggggtatttcatgaaTCAGGATTACAGAGGTAGCTGGGTAACTGTGCCAAGTAAAACCCagagtccatgttccagatttgagagggttccaggtttgactcagcagttatccagctaactcagtaatcctacTTCCTGAAAACCCCCCTGAAAAACTGCTGAATCTAGCAACAAAGTCAGCATTTTGGCAACAGTGCGGTTGAGTTGAAGGTTACTAGCTACATACCCTTTTGGTGGGCATGGGTGAGTTTGTGCTCTCAGATTAATAGGATGTTGCAGTCGTAGAATTAGCCTGAAAATAtaattggccattccaaattcagTGGAAGGGAAAAATAAGTGTGTTTAATGggtgaacaaaataatttaaatttgtgCAAGGTTGATGACCCATGTTCTATAGCTAACCAGCTTAAATATGCTGTTTGCTATGCTGTACTGTAGTGTCTGAGGAGCTGTTGGAGAGTTTTAAGCGCACCCTGCACCAGAGCCTTCTGAACCCAGACCCCTTCTCTCGCCCATCTCTCAGCAGCCTGCTGACTCATGAGTTTTTCAGGtatgcatttatgaatgtgtaCCTTTGGGGAAAAATGGCTTGAGTAGGTTTTTGTACCATAGCTAACCTGCTTAAACTGGTTTGAGCTGGTTGCTTACATTTTCCATCACATAGATTTCATTTGTAGTCTCATACcgttttcatttaaacaggaaCGACTTTCTTGAAATAGTGAATTTCCTGAAGAGTTTGACTATgaaaacagaggaagagaagaatgAATTCTTCAAGTAAGTCCTTGTGTTGTCTGAATCTTAGCCAAACACAAGCATGTGAATAAATTCATGTGCttttcaacattaaaatatgacaggtcttggatttgtttgtttatagttGTACTAATTTGagctgctgtgtgctgctgtgtcagTTGATTCATCAGAACCACTAAGTGCAGGTCTGTGCAGGTTTCTCCTGGACCGGGTCCAGAGCCTTCCTGAGGAGCTGATTGCTGACCGTCTCATCCCAAAAATCCTGAACTCCCTGGTGTTTGCAGAACCCACTGCCGTAAAGAGTTTCCTCCCTCATGTCCTCAGGCCAAAGAAGGGTGGGTAGTCTTTCTTTGGTAGTAATTTCCAGCAGCAATCATATCTGAACCCTGCGTTGGTAATGTACCATGCCATGAAGACAGCAGATGAGTTACATTTACAACACTccattttttacaatttttataaaaccattattttataatttgcaTTACTTGACATACAAGTATTGAGAATGGCATATTTTAACTGAGCTCTACACTACACTGTTTTACTGCTGTCCTCTAAAAGTGAGGAAAGCCATGATCTTAGTATGTGTATATCAATGTAGTCACTGTTCCTCTTTAATGAATTTGACTTGTTTTTGTCCAGATTCGGGTAGCAGCAGCGAGGACTGCCTCCTGTCAGTGCCCCTCTACCGTAAATATGTGATCCCCCAGCTTCTGAAACTGTTCCGGGTTAATGAAGAACACTTAAGAATGGTGCTGTTGTTGCACATTGAGGTCTATGCTGATCTCTTCTCTCACGATGAACTGAAGAATCAGATACTACCTCAGGTTTGGTTCCTGGAAACTTTTACTACACTTTTTCTGTTATCGACTGCGTGTTTCCCATTGCAGTGTCTGTAATGGTCCATCCTTTTAAAGTGTGTGGTTgtcataatttaatgttttcctCCTATGtctctctttcagttgttgtgcATTCTGCATTTAGATAAATGGGCATGGTCTACACccctttattttattgactATGTAAGGGAGGAGTTAAGCTTGGTTGCACTGATTGTGGATTTTACTCTCATTTTGAACATTACAGATTTTGCTTGGAATGAGAGACACAAATGATTCACTAGTTGCCATGACGCTACAGAGCCTTGCAGTGCTTGTTCCCTTACTCGGGGCTCAGGTGGTGGTAGGTGGAGAAAGAGCGAAAGTATTCAAAAGGACGACGCCCAACTTCACCAAGTCAACCGAGGTCACCCCAGAAAGTAAGGGATTTTTGTGCTTCGAAACAGTTCGCTTCATGGTTCAGCTGTTCATAGTGGTACATGTGTGaacatttgtttctttgtaGGCTCTCCTATTCACATTGTTGACACGTTACCTCCGCAAATCTCCAAACCATCCAAAATCCTTAAACTTTTTAATAAGCCCTCTGGAAGCAGAGAGGTGGTGCTGGAGAACATGGACTGCCTGCGTTCTGGAGAGAGCTCTGCTGAATTTGAAGTGGAAACAGAATCAGGTATTATTTAAAGCCGGACCTTGAAGTGGCCACAGATGGAGGAATTTGGGGACTTTGCAAATGTCCAAAAACATACAAGGTGCCTCTGATGGTTTTGACTTGTGTAATTCTATTGTTTACCTTTCAAAATGTATGTTCCTTTTACAGTCAAAGTAATCCGCAGAGACATGACTTTACCCCTGAATGGATTCAGTGAAGGAAGAGCTGTGGTTGAGGACCCGGCCTACACTCTAGACAGGCCTGACCGACCAGCTGAGGAATGGCCGGATTGGAGCGATGCAGACGAGGTGGACAAGGACAAAGACCGTCCTGTGCAGATCCATCTCCAGGCAATGGAAAAGCAGGAAAGTGCCAACGCCGTGGCCGGGTCTCTTGAGGAAGAGGAGCCCTGGGATGACTTTGAGGAATCGGAAGTGACCTCGGATCAGTCCCCTACAGCACCAGCCTGGGACTCCACACCTCCATCGCAGGGTGCCTCTGGAGGAAACCCTGGCTTAGAGTCAGCAAAGAGTTCAAAAGCCCTGAAGCTGACCATCTCTAAAACTGTAACCGAGAAGAAGCCCACAGCATGGGACAGTAGCTGGGACCAGGAGGGTGACGCGAAACCAAATATACTATCGAAAGACTCGGCTAAGATAAACCACACACGAAAAGACACAGGGAGTGGGGGTTTGGGAGAGGAGTTCACGATTGAAGTGAAAAAGAAGCCAGAGAAGGACCCCGAAATGGATTTTTTTGCTGACATGGTCCCAGATATTAAAATGTCCTCGGCATCTTTGTTAATGCCCTCTGAAAGGACCATCTCCAGTTCTGGACTTTTTACAGCTGAAGCCTCCCAACACACCAAGCCTACAGATTTGGATCCATCAATAGACCCGCAAACACTCACGGCGAAGTTTGCAGCAGCTGAAGTCGAAGTAAGTGTGTCACAACATTCACCTTTACAAAAATGATGCAGAGTAACTTCCTGCACTGGTCTACTCAGTGACATCATGTTTGCTTCGCTCAGGATGTCAAGCACCGTTTACATTTCTGTGATCCTAACTTGATTGCTTTGTTCATGCAGACAGAAGCAGCAGGTTGGGGTGATGGTGACGATCTGAACTGGGAGGATACGAGTACCTGGTGATCACACGGAAGACTGACTGCTCAAAGCCATAGAGTAGAGGAGGCACACAGTGCAGACCCTGCCACCTTCCCTTTGATAAAGGCCAATCGGAGCAGTCTTCACCTTTCACCCAGAGTTCCTTCTGTCAAATTTTAATCTCAAATCTTGAAAATAATGTGATTTGAAGTATTGCCATTTAGATGTTTTCGATTGATCGGTTTACTTCTGCAGGTTAAAACATAGAGTTAATGTGCATCATTCTGTAGCCATGtttaccattttttgttttctggttaTAAAAGGCCACACTTACCAGGTAATGTTTCAGTTTGACTGGATACATTCAACTCACTTTGCCAAATCCTACAGGTTTAGTTTACTGCACTGATTCTGGATCAGAACTTTGGGGTGAGAATGGAAGACTTAGGTTTAAGGATAGAATGGTGCCATAGGTTTAATTTTTCAGGCCTTTTGGGGACATTTGTCCAATATGAAACCAATATACCTTTaatttgggggaagggggacataatttatttgtatttacagcTGATGAtggaataaatcatttttgactCAATTTTGTCTTGAATACATGACACGCAGACCTATTGAGTGTTTCAGACACTTGATAAATGTTTGACTGAATGCTAGTTCTGAGAGCAAT
This is a stretch of genomic DNA from Anguilla rostrata isolate EN2019 chromosome 4, ASM1855537v3, whole genome shotgun sequence. It encodes these proteins:
- the scyl3 gene encoding protein-associating with the carboxyl-terminal domain of ezrin isoform X1; amino-acid sequence: MPYCSVSGETMGSESSALRSYTLEEPLLTLPSGLTMYSAQLQDGKPASVFVHKQGNEDKVSKAAKHLKTLRHPCLLRFLSCSVQDGGVHLVTERVQPLELLLENLTPEEICAGIYDLLQALVFLHDRGKSSHNNVCVSSVFVSEDGHWKLGGMDTVCKFSEATPEFLKGIQNVREKTAVPPEERIDSFKTLPDKYGHSRDSFSFGVMVENIIPRLNSYVSEELLESFKRTLHQSLLNPDPFSRPSLSSLLTHEFFRNDFLEIVNFLKSLTMKTEEEKNEFFKFLLDRVQSLPEELIADRLIPKILNSLVFAEPTAVKSFLPHVLRPKKDSGSSSEDCLLSVPLYRKYVIPQLLKLFRVNEEHLRMVLLLHIEVYADLFSHDELKNQILPQILLGMRDTNDSLVAMTLQSLAVLVPLLGAQVVVGGERAKVFKRTTPNFTKSTEVTPESSPIHIVDTLPPQISKPSKILKLFNKPSGSREVVLENMDCLRSGESSAEFEVETESVKVIRRDMTLPLNGFSEGRAVVEDPAYTLDRPDRPAEEWPDWSDADEVDKDKDRPVQIHLQAMEKQESANAVAGSLEEEEPWDDFEESEVTSDQSPTAPAWDSTPPSQGASGGNPGLESAKSSKALKLTISKTVTEKKPTAWDSSWDQEGDAKPNILSKDSAKINHTRKDTGSGGLGEEFTIEVKKKPEKDPEMDFFADMVPDIKMSSASLLMPSERTISSSGLFTAEASQHTKPTDLDPSIDPQTLTAKFAAAEVETEAAGWGDGDDLNWEDTSTW
- the scyl3 gene encoding protein-associating with the carboxyl-terminal domain of ezrin isoform X2, with product MGSESSALRSYTLEEPLLTLPSGLTMYSAQLQDGKPASVFVHKQGNEDKVSKAAKHLKTLRHPCLLRFLSCSVQDGGVHLVTERVQPLELLLENLTPEEICAGIYDLLQALVFLHDRGKSSHNNVCVSSVFVSEDGHWKLGGMDTVCKFSEATPEFLKGIQNVREKTAVPPEERIDSFKTLPDKYGHSRDSFSFGVMVENIIPRLNSYVSEELLESFKRTLHQSLLNPDPFSRPSLSSLLTHEFFRNDFLEIVNFLKSLTMKTEEEKNEFFKFLLDRVQSLPEELIADRLIPKILNSLVFAEPTAVKSFLPHVLRPKKDSGSSSEDCLLSVPLYRKYVIPQLLKLFRVNEEHLRMVLLLHIEVYADLFSHDELKNQILPQILLGMRDTNDSLVAMTLQSLAVLVPLLGAQVVVGGERAKVFKRTTPNFTKSTEVTPESSPIHIVDTLPPQISKPSKILKLFNKPSGSREVVLENMDCLRSGESSAEFEVETESVKVIRRDMTLPLNGFSEGRAVVEDPAYTLDRPDRPAEEWPDWSDADEVDKDKDRPVQIHLQAMEKQESANAVAGSLEEEEPWDDFEESEVTSDQSPTAPAWDSTPPSQGASGGNPGLESAKSSKALKLTISKTVTEKKPTAWDSSWDQEGDAKPNILSKDSAKINHTRKDTGSGGLGEEFTIEVKKKPEKDPEMDFFADMVPDIKMSSASLLMPSERTISSSGLFTAEASQHTKPTDLDPSIDPQTLTAKFAAAEVETEAAGWGDGDDLNWEDTSTW